A single Methylomonas sp. AM2-LC DNA region contains:
- a CDS encoding protein-methionine-sulfoxide reductase heme-binding subunit MsrQ, whose protein sequence is MMSLKTLNNKALAWIKFAVFIAALIPLLKLGTAAYLDNLGANPIEKITKTTGYWTLTLLLISLSITPLRRFSGWNWLLRLRRMLGLFAFFYASLHFLTYLVLDQFFDWTSIVNDIVKRPYITVGFPAFLLLIPLAITSNNRVIKLLGGKRWLLLHRTVYVCAIGGVVHYWWLVKKDLTNPITFAVLLTVLLSIRLFYWLRGLQKSGGLSWNVRG, encoded by the coding sequence ATGATGTCACTAAAAACGCTTAATAATAAGGCATTAGCCTGGATAAAATTTGCCGTGTTTATAGCGGCATTGATTCCGTTGCTTAAATTAGGCACTGCTGCTTATTTAGATAATCTGGGGGCTAATCCGATTGAAAAAATCACCAAAACCACTGGTTATTGGACACTAACCCTGTTATTAATCTCGTTAAGCATTACGCCATTACGGCGATTCTCTGGCTGGAATTGGCTGCTGCGTTTACGGCGTATGTTGGGGTTATTTGCATTCTTTTACGCCAGTCTGCATTTTTTAACCTATCTGGTGCTGGATCAATTTTTCGATTGGACCAGTATCGTGAATGATATTGTGAAACGCCCGTATATAACCGTTGGCTTTCCAGCATTCTTATTACTGATTCCACTGGCCATTACCTCTAATAATCGCGTCATCAAGCTACTTGGCGGTAAACGCTGGCTGTTATTACATCGCACAGTGTATGTGTGTGCCATCGGTGGAGTGGTGCATTATTGGTGGTTAGTCAAAAAAGATTTAACCAATCCAATCACTTTTGCGGTACTGCTGACCGTGTTGTTGAGTATCCGTTTATTTTACTGGTTGCGCGGGTTGCAAAAATCGGGGGGTTTGTCTTGGAATGTTAGGGGCTAA
- the msrP gene encoding protein-methionine-sulfoxide reductase catalytic subunit MsrP, with amino-acid sequence MKSYKSTPIDASEITPQEIFHNRRQFMQLAAGTALAGLLPSTVMAGEPLANVKKSTESVSDSLTPLKDVTSYNNFYEFGTGKEDPAKNAGSLKTRPWTITVEGAVNKPKVFDIEELLKLAPLEERVYRLRCVEAWSMVIPWVGYSLAELLKRVEPNGNAKYVEFISLKDTEQMPGQRSATLNWPYREGLRIDEAMHPLTMLAVGLYGEVLPNQNGAPIRLVVPWKYGFKSAKSIVKIRLVEKQPLTSWMEAGPSEYGFYSNVNPAVDHPRWTQAKERRIGEFLKRPTLPFNGYADQVAQLYTGMDLIKNF; translated from the coding sequence ATGAAATCGTATAAATCCACACCGATTGACGCTTCAGAGATCACGCCACAAGAGATATTTCATAATCGCCGACAGTTTATGCAGTTAGCTGCGGGTACCGCTCTGGCGGGATTATTACCCTCTACGGTAATGGCCGGAGAGCCCTTGGCAAATGTCAAAAAATCCACAGAAAGTGTGTCGGACTCATTAACCCCTTTGAAAGATGTCACCAGTTACAACAACTTCTATGAATTTGGAACAGGCAAAGAAGATCCCGCCAAAAACGCCGGTAGTTTAAAAACACGTCCGTGGACTATTACTGTAGAGGGTGCGGTTAATAAACCGAAAGTATTTGATATTGAGGAATTGCTGAAACTGGCTCCTTTGGAAGAGCGTGTTTATCGCTTACGTTGTGTAGAAGCGTGGTCTATGGTGATACCTTGGGTAGGTTATTCGTTAGCTGAATTACTGAAACGGGTAGAGCCAAACGGCAATGCCAAATATGTAGAATTTATCAGCCTGAAAGACACCGAGCAAATGCCCGGACAACGATCAGCCACTCTAAACTGGCCTTATCGGGAAGGCTTACGCATAGACGAAGCCATGCATCCCTTAACAATGCTGGCAGTAGGTTTATACGGTGAAGTATTGCCCAACCAGAATGGCGCACCAATACGTCTGGTGGTACCTTGGAAATACGGCTTTAAGAGCGCTAAATCCATAGTAAAAATCCGTTTGGTAGAAAAACAACCCCTAACCAGTTGGATGGAAGCCGGGCCTAGCGAATATGGTTTCTACTCGAATGTGAATCCCGCCGTTGATCATCCGCGCTGGACCCAGGCCAAAGAACGGCGCATTGGTGAATTTTTAAAACGACCTACCTTACCTTTTAACGGTTACGCAGATCAGGTGGCGCAACTTTATACGGGGATGGACTTAATTAAAAATTTTTAA